The nucleotide sequence caaaaaaaaataaaaaaaattggtatgttttttaggcttttttagttagttttcgagttttcgcgataactagtggttttcatttgaccCTTCCCCTAGGCTACAATTATAACAATATAATTTTATTACATAATAACTATTTGTAAAATGCAAAAAGGTCATACGCGTTGACCCGCCCGTTACCCCCACCCcgaaaagaataaaaaaaagcTTATTACTTTTCAGTATAAGTCCATAAATAAAAGAATCTCCAAAGGACCACAGAACCTTGTAAATGGGCCATATGAACCTCACAAAAAGCTAAGAGAGACCCTACGAACTACGAACCACATGATTAACTTCCTACAAGAAACGAGGTTTACTGACCTTTTTCCCTATCATCCGACCACCAGCAGAGTGAGCGAAGTAGGTGTTATAAAAATGACAAATGAATGCTTGTGGATCTTTCTTTGATAACTCTTCAACATAAGCCGAATAGTTGAGCCCGGGAGATGAAGGTTCGGGTATAGAATAGCCCTGTTCTTTGAACCAGGCCAGATCTTTAGCCAAACTTTCGGCACGTTCCAATCCAGTGTTCCTAAATTCAGCATCTGCAACAAAATAGcacaaaaacaaaaatattaagAGAGCTCAGACAAGAtggctaacgggtcaaaatgggtagTTTTGGGGTCAAAACGGGTCAGATCCGCTTGAGTTGATTCTATACACTTCTTGactaaaatgttttattttttttaaatgattacAAATCATCATCACTAAACAAGGCCAAAAATCTTGATTCCAAACCAAACTTATTTTAAGTAGATCCTAAAAACTTCTTTGACCGCAAAAGTCAAAACACGTCTCTAACTTCTAAAAGTAAAACACATGTGGTAGAGATCACAAGAAAAACATTTTAAATATGAACACCGAATATATACATATAACTTACACGCTTTCACATGATACAACGCTTTCACCGAATATATATAGTCCCTAACAGCTAACAGGTATGACACTTGGTCCGTTTTGTAaatggttaaaaataaaaattaagaaaaattaCCATGTCTtatttttagtatttattaattattacgGGAAAACGACCTAGGTAGTCGCGCACTCAAAGCGCAAAGGGCTCGCCTAAGAACACAAAGTCATAAAAGCACAATCCCGAGACAATAGGACACaataatagtaataaaaatagaaatatgtACCAGGCTTTAAACACTAACAAGTTAATACCATTCTACAAATATTTAGAACACCTAATATGTTTTCCTTTTAaatcaaattcaaaaaaaaaaaaaaataagttttggTTTTCTCATCCTACAATAAGGGAGATGGCTACGAAAGGGAGACAAGTTAAAACTATGTTAAAACCTGTTTAGCGAAAACGTGCACAAGGCGTGAAGGCGCTCGCCTAGACGCGCAGCGCGGCAATAACGCCTTGAGTCCATCAAGGCGCACATGCGCAAATTTCGGCCAAATTCTGCAAAAACCGGAATGAAACATCTAAAAATGTCCTGGAAGTCCGGAACCAGCCTAGAACAAGCTAAAACCCATAAAAATAGCATGTTTAAAACTAGCGCCTTACGTAGAAAAGCCCTCACTTTTTAAGCGCTTTGCATTGTGACAGGCTCACCCCTTTGACTACCTAGCTTGAAACTAGTGTGAAAAAAACATCTTACAAACAAATATTTCACCTAATCTTGTAGAACTATCTATGTGACTAAAGTAAAGAAGGATCTACAAACATCAAATCATCTCAATTCAATTCAAATCATTACTAAAAGTAGAAAACTAGAACCTATGTAGACATTTCTAGCATCAACAACTCACAAAAAGCATGACTATTTTACACCCTCTTCAATCAACAATAACTCAAAATCCAATAAAACACTCAAAAACAAAAGCTTATAGTCACAATCTTTCACCTAATATAATAGGGTCTACAAATCACCAATAATCATCATAATTCAATTCATTGTTAAAAGTACAAACTAAACATAAATAGCCTATTTAGGATTTCTAGAATTCTATCACTAAGGCCAAGGTCTGTGGTATACCGCCCCTGGCCACCTCAGCGTCATCGTTAGCGCCCCCACCCCATCCCCTGCACACCAAAGGGAGGGGGGGCATTGAAGCCTCGCCATTGCAGTAACGAGCGTTAAAGGGAAAAGCAGATGGGGCCTAttcttttcaaccaatcaaatatTTTTcgctttaattttttttattttgtttaacaggtggctttaaaccattgcatgcaaGCTAAAGGACGGGGCAGCCCCCTGTGTAACATGACGCTGATGTAGATCTGACGTGGCGTAATAAAGCCCCAAGGGGATTTAAACCACGACCCCTAGCCTAACAACTCACAAAAAGCATGACTATTagatacccttttcaattaataaCCAATAATCACAATCTTTTTAAAATTATAAGTCAATTATGCAACAAAAAActtcaaataaaaacaaaaacttaCACTCAGGGTAATCAGCCTTATCAACAATCTTCTCAAGAGTATCATAAACCAACTTACTATCCACCAAAAACTTCAAGTACCCATCAACACTAGGTTCCCATTTAGGCAAAGGCTTTTCTTGAGCCTCTTTCTCCCCTTCTTTAGCTTGATCTTTTGTATGCAACTTCATAGCCACAAACCTCATCTCCTCCACAAACCCTTTTCCCTCACCTGGATACCTCTTCTTCCCCTTCTCCTCCGCCGCTGCCGCCGTCTCCGCTGTCGCCGCCACCGGTTTCTTGAACTTTAACCCATAAAGATTCAAACTTTTGTTAGGTTTTGAGATGGGTATGGTGAAAAAAGATGTTTTAGGGGTGGATATGAATTGGGTTTTCTTTAAAAGGAGTTGGGATTGTGAAATTGCAGGTATTGAAGCCATTTTTGAACCGAAAAGTTGTGTGTTCATGATGGGTTTTGGAAGTGATGAACAAGATAAGGGTAGTTTGGTAAAATATGAAAAATCAGATTGAAAAGTGAAATTAAAATAAGGGTTTGTTTGTTTGGGCGATCTTGAAGATGAAGATAAGAGTACAATATATAGTTATGAAACTAATGATGATCTATGTGGCTAGTTTAATTTCGAGAAAGAGAGAATTGTGAGAGGGGGACATGAATGTATGGAAACTGTATGGCTGTAACATAAATAGGAGGAGTTTCGTCTTAGTTTGGATAAactcttttatttattttcttggtAGAAGTAATATACATAAAAGTAGGGGATTTTGTCTAGTTGCTTTTTCTTCGTAATCGTAACTTTTGGCCTTTAGTTTGGGTTTTAACAATAGGTGGTGGCCGCACTTGGTGTAGGGTCGTCCAGCCCGACGACGCGACGCTCCCAAACACCGTCCCGGGTGGTTCGCCGCCGTCTAAAACGTCAGGGGTGGGACGATTGGGACGGGAGGTAAACGACAAAAGTTTGTTCATCttcttttcacacacacatatacatacaacatatacatatatgTCTTAGGCACATTCCTCATTGCCTTAAGTCCATCCTCTTTACCCCATCCTACTGGCGCTGACGTGGAGGCCCATTCTCCATCAACCATACCGAGTAGCCTAATATAACACCACTGATATGTTATACAGACTCCACTCATTCATTGATACTTTGGATTCGAGTTTAAGAAAAATAGGAAAGGAGCGAGGCAGTTGACTGTACCGAAGAGGGAGAGGAGAAGGGGGCAAGCGGGATGTTATGCGGGTTGTATGATACGATGAAAAAGATCATATGGGGGCGTATAATGTGTTAGACTAGTAGAACATTATACGACTATTGTAATAGTGTAATGTATACAAGTTGTATGAGTTGGTATTCGTCAAACTATATTGGGTCGTATGATGGGTACGTTGACATGATAGTAATTGAGGTAATCATTAACAAAGGCACACGATCCATATGACATCACGTGATGTATGTACAAAAACTTTATTCTAGACTATGCTTTATCAAAAACTTTATTTGTTATTCTAGACTATGCTTTATCAAAAACTTTATTTGTTACTTTGAACTACATATTCTTACTTACTCATCCTAAGTGGTCGTGGTTTTTGGTGGATTTTACCGaaatttccaaaaatctttttttagtgtaaaatattggaCTTTTAAGAGTTCGGCCCcacatatttttttattcaaGCTCCGCCACTACTCGTCATACAACACTTTTTGTTCATTGGAGTTTAAGATTTTTTGTAAAACCTTTTAGAATGAAAATCTTTTCTAGAACCTGCATTGGAGTCTCGCCGACTTTCTTATCATTTTTTATCTTAGTTACGCATTGTATACGTCTCTGACGATGGACACATTGTTGGCGTTTTGGTCCCTTATGGTTCACAATATGTTACGTGTGTCCATGGTTTGCTCTATCAGTTGTTCCACCAAACACTGTCCCTTCTGAACTAGTCTACTAAAAAGTAGGTGCCCCTCCAGATGTTTTGCACATGCATTGTTATGTTTATCATTCCTTACATGTAACTTCTAAGCACCATGCGTTGTGTCATATATTCGTACTAGTTTAAAAAACACAACTGATTTTTTATTGGTTCCAGCATGGCTAATCGTGGCTATTGTGGCACATGAGGAAATCCGCATTCATCTTGATTTATCATTTCACTCCTCTGGAatttgcttatcaaatttcgggacaaaatttctttcaagttggggatgatgtgacaacccgaactttcaaggttagtatcTCTTGATTTCTTGACTTCTAGCTTGCATGGTTATATATTATGTCTCACTACGTACTAACCGAGCATATGTTACGTTAAACACATGATGGCTATATGAGATTGTTATTATTTTACGATTGTAAGTTGTTCGACAGTTCGTTAAGCCTAGTCGTACACTCCTTGCGTCACATGGGCTACCACTAGCCCAATCATAAGCCCAACCCGAGCCCGGATCCCCCCCATTAGCGGCACATTAAATAATGGATTAATTACCATTAGTTATTATTGTACACAATTTTCAAAGAAACCCTAACTTCTTTTACTTGAGGCAACAACCTTCTTCACTATGAAGCTCTCCTCTTTCATCGATTCTTTTTAATATCCTCAACTTCCTGTATCTTGTGGTAAGCGTGATTATTGATTTAGCATAGGTACTCCATTGTTATTGATTTGTTTTGGTTAATACACATTCTGTTAGTGGTGATAGAACTTTATGGAGTAGACATGCTTAATAACTTAGGGCCGATAAACATAAGTTGTTATGCTAATCTGGGTGTTTGGGTAATGATCTGATTGTTCTTATGATGAGTGCTACGTGTATAATACCATAATGATCATCGTGATTCTAATACTGATTAGTATAAATCAAGAATCTGCATGAAGTAATGATTCGATGATGATGGCATGATATGTTCATATATAGAAATTGTTATATGATTGTAGGATAGATGGGTTACCATGATGATATGAAGAAACTGTTATGTGCGATTAAATAATGATGTGTAACAAGAATTAGCTCATGATTTCAAGGTTACTTGATGATGATTACGCTAGATTAAACTGAATATTGATTAGAATGATTATGACAATTGGTGAAATTGAACTGATAACATACAAATCTGCTTTGGGCTAATGAGTTGAACTGATGGCATGCAAACTTAATTGGGCCTTATGTGAGTAACCGGGCTGCATAAGCAAAAAGACCCATCTAATTTCACATGGGCCGCAACTGTTTCGGGGAAGGAGGCAGCCGCACAATCAGTGTGGGCTGGGCTTCGATGGCCACACACACTCGCACATACTTCGTTGATGGCATGTTATTGGGCCGCACAAGTAAAAAGGGGATCATTAATTTGACTGTTACACACTTTCGGGTATCAAAGAATTAACTGTTATGTGacttgtacatatgaaatcatgAGGTGAATTGGCTTATGAACTGATTACATGCTAAGAGACTACTTGATGATGTTAGGCTGACATGTTAATTGTTATGACTTGAACTATATAGGTGTTACTTATATATTAAATTGTGTGGTATGTGATTAAGTAATATGTGAATTAATCGTACGTGAGATATGTAGTATGTATGCAcatgaaactgattgttatctgtacccatgttaggacgtgcttaatcaactgttaaacaaagtaactaatcttaccgagcaaaccaaaggtgagttcattcctcttgagcatgcgtcccggtgggtgtAACAgtcaaatgggtattcctgagaggaataggccttttgggtaaaactgggatgttagataatacactcctttcctatcactttaagtcccatAATATACCGaatagttacctgagaggtaacggggtattagttgatagcgctattaggcttggcaacctcacaccgtacctgagaggacgggcgtgaactaatgaccttaatcatGACCAATGCTCAGATAGGGGGCATTAGGGACGGGCAAAACAATCTGGTagccatcttgtacggtactcgagttattatcaacattattatcaatgaactgaactaaatacttggtaactaacgttttcgtaaaactatgaactcaccagcgttgtctgacataCGTGTTGcgtgctcgcaggtcgttagatttcttagatatggaacttgctgtctggaatggttagagtggtcatgggtcgaactgatttgtgacaacccgagttttcaaggtctttcctcgcAACTGCGTTTTTTAAGTCGTTGTGTTCTTTTGTGTGCACCTTGTTATCTGATTGTAAATTACTGTTTAGTGTTAatttgttaaatgtttaaatggATTTTGTGAAGTATGTgatgtattatatattttaatgTGCATGACGAAAACCAAAAGGGGTTTTCGCCATAAACATGCTCGACGAAAACCAGTGTTTTCGCCGTAAGCCTGCCGACTAAAACCATTGGGTTTTCTCCATAACCCTCACGACGAAATCAGGTGATTTCGCCGGCCCATGTCTTCGTCGAAGCCTAGTAAGGGCCCAACATCATATCAGTTACGTATTTAGCATATTGGGTTGCGTAGATGATCAGTGATCAAACGCAAgagtctctctctctctgtgcGACGACATTATTGATTTCCCCAAGCTTTCTCTAGCGATCAATCCATCGTTCTTTCTATTTCGGTTAGTTCGTACTGTTGTTTATTGAGCATGACTTTTTGATAGATCATTACATGTCTGCATATGTGTATATATCTGATTAATAAAGTTCTGTGATTTGAGAATATATGTTCATGGATAGGGAAGAGGATCTTGTAATATTGTTAAACCTATTTGAATGATTCGTTAACTAATCTGGATGGATGGTCGTTTTCATTATGTTACCGATGTATTGTAACAGGATGTCAATGATCTGATTCGTGGCTAGAATTAATGATTATGGTTGTCTAAAAGTTTgcaattagggtttctgtgattcGTAACTGTTAGTGATGATTAGGGTTGCCGTAGCACGTAACTGTTATTGATGAAATCACCACCCCGACGAAATCACTACCCTGACGAAAACACTGTGACGACGAAAACACTGTGACGACGAAAACCCTTTGGGATTTCGTCGCCCAAGGGATTTCGTCGCCTGAAGGGTTTTCGCCACAAGGGATTTCGCCAAAAAGGGTTTTCGCCAAAAAGGGATTTCGTCGAATGTTCTGACACAGTAACTCTATTAAGTTAAGTctattaactctgttaagttaagtctgttaactctgttaagttaagtctgttaactctgttaagtctGTTAAGTATGTTAAGCCTGTTAATTGATAACTATGTTAGAATAGACTGAGaactcaattatgtgaagcatgaGTTGTATGAATTTGATTAACTGTTTATGTGTACATGATAATTATTGCCTAAGCACACTCTGTGATATTactgttgttttggtcaaaaattaccgaagcaattaagtgatcaaattagttaagtgaggtagtgtgctaaaaaatgtgttgaaaatatgttggttaagttgtttagaaaaacagtGTTTAGGATACGGCTcagatattgagctgtatctacgatcaaacaatgagcaaaaagtaaaggggttgacacgagatgtacgaggaaagcccttgatcaatctagatcgccggcataaaacctcgggagctgacaatcgcagctgcctagttcttcttattgcttcaaacttcgggatacagtgcaggatattgaccagatcgctaagtgttacaatgctttgtgtgaaagtaaaagttgcgagagagcaagtgtgaaagtgtagtgagtgttgatgtgatgtcctattcgatctggtatacccatctatttatagtaacgaaatacaaactagaattcctataaacatgggatgctccgaatattccatagtgaacgttgtagaccgagtaatgcggcttcaacggcttcatgtgaacgacttggatcgagtcttcagtagaaaaggtcttcatgaacgttgctagcttctaactcacgtacctgcacataatccattagtgatcctgaggataccattcaggatgttaccaatatcctgaatcagcatcccaGATGTGAACAGATATCATATAACCAAGATATAATTCAAGATACTTCttaggatatgggctcagaatttcacccataacaattgtccccaaaaaatgtTACCGGTTAGTATCCTGGcactaacggttatattttttccggagaacgaggcaattaagagataagaccCATGATGTGACTGCTTGTAACCGTTCAGTCTATATTTACTCATTGCTCCCTATATCTTCTCATGCTCATCTTCTTTTAACCATCAccgaagagaaaaaaggtaaataTTTTCTCTCTCAACTCCATCTTCCTCCCTCATTCTACTCAATATTCCGGTGACAATATGGCAAGGCAGACAAGATCCAGCTCCGGCGATTCTGCTCCCACGTTTATCCACcagaatattctccaagatccggagaaagaaatatgCACCTTCGATGGTGCACACttgtcagcccttaaaacctccggcatcttcccaaaagggacggtgttccggccatttgatcgggaaatccgatcagatatGGTTTCTGATGAATGGCTATGCTTCAATGCTTTTCCCTTTACCTTAGGGTTACAATTTCCTTTCTCTGAGTTTATCATCGAGTTTTTTAACCTCACCAAGATTTCTTTTagtcaaacaatgccaatgctttggcgggtcctgtctgttcttgatcaaatcaagaataaCCACATCCCTGATCTTTCTGTTCATGACCTTCCTTTAGCATACCGGCTTAGATGTCATGGCTCTTGTCGATTTTTGTTTTACTCTACTTCCAGTGACCCATTaatcctccgagccaccaggaatgaagaggaatggaaatccaaattcttttttgtaaaaagagattcaatccctggtggagcgaattatccggtgaaatggttgaaaaagggtAGGACCTAGGGTTTTAGGATGATCCTGTCTTATATCCTGCCGCATATCTTGAACTGACTTTGTTGTTTTCTTGTacacagctgattttaggaagcttgcACCTCCCCTTGCTGAATCACAGAAGAGGATTGACGCTATCAGACTCCTTCCCAAAGCTGAaagaagtttcaacccatctccaccatctccaagccctctttccagtgtaaacatgtctggtaaggatcctgtacaatatcctgcatacatgcttttatttgaaatatttaggaaagaattttactccctgtgtgcagattccagcaaagttcctgttttggtcaaaaatcacacaaggataatgcaaccaaactctatgtaaacggggtatgatgcttggtttatcgaaaaagtaaaggatcacttcagtatgaaatatgcaaagacacaatgatttatacgaggaaaaagcccttgatcaatgtatgatctccggcataaaaaacctcgggtgatggcaactaccgatcaccaaacttcaatataagaaaaatggttacaacttcggatgataatgagctgagtacaaggatcactatagtttcgagtgtctaagcgtgtgagaattgtgttgtgtgttcttccgaatggggaagagtgttatatatacaagtgtaggtgacctattttaggtaaaaagactaataatcagctcattacccctttagaaataaaagtaaatctagcctaaattgtcgcccttaaatcatgccaagtttccatatcctttgcaacgttcatctccgattaagcacatgctataattgtaaagacgcgtcctttgatcgtgatgctaagagcggatcctgctagacattcctgcaaaacgacattaagttcaacgaaagcaactgttagcatgaggatcctatgatggtccgtgatcctgatcctggaactctgctgaggatcactatctgccaaagaaacaaggatcactggttaggatcacacgtaaggatcatgtattgtaaaaatccagccctaacaattgcccccaaaatataaggagtgattttgtaattaaatgagttatattttgctttgatcttatctgcaacgaacaactcggataactagccgttaatctcgaactagccgttgcaacccttacgtcatagatgtgacaatcctgcagatcatcattataaataggagatatagttaggatcaatttgcatttaaatttaagagctactccctttataatctcgtccgaaagatcgatcaggtattcttcttcttttctttccctctcttactctgttttcctttctctttctattcttccgcgaatatgttgctccggaactctcctcacaaggatcaccaGAGGAATAgccccttgaaaggtcaagggattattaaagactctcctaccgagagatgctgcttcaccgatgctcatgttgataggatccgtcactgttttccggcggatgctaacttcaagtcattcacttccaccgctttaagcgattttgtttccgacacctgggtggcctttcctgcaactccgtttaccataggatattcgtatccttttccagcctttacccaatccttcttttccctgaccggcatgtcttatatccaagccatgacgatgatctggagggttctgtatacccttgagaggatcatcgagcaggaggggattgacttagggatgtcggagctggctgagctatatgatcttaccacgtttggttcctgtcgatacttgttgaaacggaaagctggggaggatcaccctgtttttaaggtcaccaagaatgatacaaattggaagcgacgattcttctttattaggagggataccatccctaataggaaggatctgcccaaggagtgggccactcatggtaggatagaggatcctggaaggatcactatcagacttgtctcttatgatgaggatcactaatgtcttctttgttttttgtttattgtgcagctatctccattgctcatctcaagttaacccctgctgcaagagagagggttctagctttcaagaagcttgatcctgagaccagaagttttcaagtcaccatccaagattcacaagaagtatcctccgcatctgccacaatgtcaagtgagtatccttaccaaaaagtaagttctatgcaagactgttaaattagttaggaaacttatcttgttttgattgtgtaggcgctgggaaatctgctaagtctgccaagtctgcctccaagttcgggattgatgaacttgccaatgtcaagtcttcaagaaagaagacttctgttgccagtccctctgcttcggcccctaaagcacctgttaggggtaaggggaagaagagaaagacttctgaggatctccaaggatttcccctgctccgccagcagtttcttgattatgtaaatgaagtaaggatcattgcccctgtttgCTATCCTACCTGAGTATCCTGTCTGTATattctgtttctttgaggatcacctggtcctgatcttacctttttccctttttgcagaaacttgctgaagtagagacctaccttggccatgtcgaagatcaggaaagccaaatcgccgaccttcaacaaatgggcgtgttgaaggatcttaagatagctgatcttgagaaggagctccgggctacaaaggatgaggctgctcaaatgctgatcaacatggatggcgaaaagcaggagatcacccaggatgccaaggtctctgccgcaattgctatgtataagatacaattgcagatggctgcggaggctcaggatcctgccttcgacaagagctcatgggatgtggagggttggaaggcaaggctggcggaattggaggatgatgatgaagctgaggatatccctatgcttgaaggtggtgatgctggcatggatcagggtggagaagctggtggtgatggagcagcgaaggtttaagctgctggattgggcgatgatggatattttgagactaggccggagcccaattttttaggtttggtagtggttttcatggttgttgatgtttgaaacaattgatggtctgtaactttgaacaatagtttttagggttaaggatcatggatcctttggacaataggtaggatcgcaaatggtggagggatcctctgtttgggggatgaagcctttgtgatcctgccgcctttaatttcctgcacctgctaagaccgcacagacaatggacaccctttgccaacccatgtggacgggccacgttttgctggtagaaatgtgggttggcaattttgacaactttttgaaagggtttaaggtccttttgttaataatataactttaatttttctggcttatctcgtgttgttatcctttatttatcctcttattttccagttgtttttagaaatatatttgttagagtaacaagagtttgagcaaaccatgttttaataaatttaggatatgatcctagatcaaatatcctgacactgaagaaTTTTGAAGcgatcaatttcaaggatcataggtttagttgtcaaagtgtaagggttattcagtataatcagaatagtcaaggatcatacctgaggatccaagttaggatcctaacctttaatcaagataaccaaaagtgaaattttaacaggtaataaggattaaggatccttatttgtttaacttcgagaacctgaaaaatggaacataacttgggactaggccaatgtaaaagataataactggggacatgcccaaaggataactggggatgatcccaaaggatcactggggacaagcccaaaggataactggggacaagcccaaaggataactggggacaagcccaaaggataactggggacaagcccaaaggatcgtatgtaaactggagtatggcccttactggcgactatccaaacttagtgacatgaaaatgtcaaaaccttagctaacgtgaaaacgttagaaaccttaggaacggatgtatggtacgtctaccattatacgtaggatcctgggtatagccagtacgatgaggttgtcagccccggaagtgggtactggtcccaaagacgtgaactatatcaggatcatcgtgcgctgctggcggaaactggggataatccc is from Helianthus annuus cultivar XRQ/B chromosome 9, HanXRQr2.0-SUNRISE, whole genome shotgun sequence and encodes:
- the LOC110877374 gene encoding heme oxygenase 1, chloroplastic, with the protein product MNTQLFGSKMASIPAISQSQLLLKKTQFISTPKTSFFTIPISKPNKSLNLYGLKFKKPVAATAETAAAAEEKGKKRYPGEGKGFVEEMRFVAMKLHTKDQAKEGEKEAQEKPLPKWEPSVDGYLKFLVDSKLVYDTLEKIVDKADYPEYAEFRNTGLERAESLAKDLAWFKEQGYSIPEPSSPGLNYSAYVEELSKKDPQAFICHFYNTYFAHSAGGRMIGKKVAEMILNGKELEFYKWDGDLKQLLQNVRDKLNKVAENWTREEKNHCLEETEKSFKFSGEILRLILS